A portion of the Acidobacteriota bacterium genome contains these proteins:
- a CDS encoding alanine racemase: MNTASEAATAQQAEARLVALASKHGTPLYVYDLAQVRARASELRRVLEPARCRLLFAIVANDRPEVLRTVAELGIGACVNSVPHLRLAIEAGICVAETQFTATGITRQDMRLLQQLHVRTNLDSLSQLEAWLDLGATEAGIRLNAASIGGPRSADRLGISADDVQRAIAIAARTGARLTGAHVYLGTSFQRPEEMLPTLHRAARVAAELPALSYLNIGGGIGVDYERCGRSFDLSGFAEGLATCAEFLVDRVGHAVDLVFEPGRALVADCATFVTTVTDVKELRGERFIGVDASIAVFQRPLVHPESPHSIRRIGSSDARRTSPAGRASVVGRSSFSGDILSVAQLPGDVSVGDLLAIDDAGAYLQSVASRFLGQPEPSTVFLSMTEP, from the coding sequence ATGAACACCGCGTCTGAAGCGGCAACCGCACAACAGGCCGAAGCACGTCTCGTCGCGTTAGCCTCGAAGCACGGCACGCCACTCTACGTTTACGATCTTGCGCAGGTTCGGGCGCGTGCGTCTGAATTGAGGCGGGTGTTGGAGCCTGCTCGATGCCGGCTGCTCTTTGCGATCGTAGCGAATGATCGGCCGGAGGTTCTCCGAACAGTCGCCGAGTTGGGCATAGGCGCATGCGTGAATTCGGTTCCACATCTCCGGCTCGCGATTGAGGCCGGCATCTGCGTTGCCGAAACGCAGTTTACGGCGACCGGCATCACGCGCCAAGACATGCGGCTGCTGCAACAACTACACGTTCGAACGAATCTGGATTCTCTCTCGCAGCTTGAGGCATGGCTGGATCTTGGTGCGACGGAGGCCGGCATTCGCCTCAACGCCGCGTCGATTGGTGGGCCGAGATCCGCAGATCGACTTGGGATTTCCGCGGACGACGTACAGCGCGCGATCGCGATAGCCGCGCGGACTGGCGCCCGTCTCACCGGCGCTCACGTGTATTTGGGAACCAGCTTTCAACGTCCCGAGGAGATGTTGCCCACGCTGCATCGCGCCGCGCGGGTCGCCGCCGAGTTGCCGGCATTGTCGTATCTGAACATAGGCGGCGGGATCGGGGTCGACTACGAGCGATGCGGACGGAGTTTCGATCTTAGCGGGTTCGCAGAGGGGCTCGCCACCTGTGCGGAGTTTCTCGTCGATCGAGTTGGGCACGCCGTGGACCTGGTGTTCGAGCCCGGCCGCGCACTCGTCGCCGACTGCGCGACGTTCGTCACCACGGTCACCGACGTCAAGGAATTGCGGGGTGAGCGCTTTATCGGTGTCGACGCCAGCATCGCCGTGTTTCAGCGGCCTTTGGTTCATCCGGAATCGCCCCATAGCATCCGTCGCATTGGGTCTTCCGACGCGCGCAGAACGTCGCCCGCCGGGCGTGCGTCGGTGGTTGGGCGATCGAGCTTCTCGGGGGACATTCTCAGCGTCGCTCAACTCCCCGGCGATGTGAGCGTCGGGGACCTATTGGCGATTGACGACGCTGGTGCCTATCTACAATCAGTTGCCTCCCGCTTTCTTGGGCAGCCCGAGCCCTCGACCGTCTTCCTTTCGATGACCGAACCCTGA
- a CDS encoding AAA family ATPase, whose protein sequence is MADVPGTIVSFYSYKGGVGRTMSVVNVAMTLAENGFRVLVVDLDLLAPGVQNYPLFHEAAKSSITYAAPETRELGTGGVLDLVERQLCSSLKGAEHPFQEPFVPADGDPNMWRKWKRRVHENKTSNGLVDVLPAGPSSHQAVESLAQVGWYRFLTEFDGMALVLSMRDQWWREDYDFTLIDSRTGLSDYLQFCVGMLPDVAVVIAGLNEQNLDGLAAALQGVEEVLPYRDVDLNVIPVLSLIPSGERGHVGARFIRAQQLLEEVRTRGLVRDQRTLRILGEPVRLPYVATLSVAERLVVPNDPDAAIFRPYVRIAEMLARHRFAAIDNLFDEAIYEGSAAGLASSGVSHLLDQARAKSTAAGYTYGNICCEKLDGQRLAYAAKGSRTHFEKAVQLIRQRRGLEPNESWDKADKSIGHWKIELDTLVFYARILAAEQAPDEAIRAFSDALAFATAFEKRNHSDMFSDRDWDRYSHEMLFTRAFCELGRIELQISEVMSHRMSPTQTLKDNLENTRTLFQQLMPHGISEALERRLEESDSAVKHLTA, encoded by the coding sequence ATGGCTGACGTTCCCGGCACGATTGTCAGCTTTTATTCCTATAAGGGTGGCGTAGGGAGAACCATGTCTGTGGTCAACGTCGCCATGACGCTCGCGGAGAACGGCTTTCGCGTGCTCGTGGTGGACCTCGACCTACTCGCGCCGGGCGTGCAGAATTACCCCCTGTTTCATGAAGCAGCGAAGTCCTCGATCACATATGCGGCCCCCGAGACGCGCGAACTCGGCACGGGCGGAGTCCTCGATCTCGTCGAACGCCAGCTCTGTTCATCACTCAAAGGCGCGGAGCATCCATTCCAGGAGCCATTCGTCCCGGCCGACGGCGACCCCAACATGTGGCGGAAGTGGAAACGCCGGGTGCATGAGAATAAGACATCGAACGGACTGGTCGACGTTCTGCCGGCAGGTCCTTCGTCGCATCAAGCGGTGGAATCCCTCGCGCAGGTCGGATGGTACCGATTCCTGACCGAGTTTGACGGCATGGCACTTGTTCTATCCATGCGGGATCAGTGGTGGCGCGAGGACTATGACTTTACACTGATCGACAGTCGGACGGGTCTTTCCGACTATCTGCAGTTTTGTGTAGGAATGCTGCCGGACGTGGCCGTGGTGATCGCTGGCCTCAACGAACAGAACCTCGACGGCTTGGCCGCAGCGCTGCAGGGTGTCGAGGAGGTCCTTCCTTATCGCGACGTCGATCTGAACGTTATTCCTGTCCTCTCGTTGATCCCGTCCGGAGAGCGTGGCCATGTGGGCGCTCGTTTCATACGCGCCCAACAGCTGCTGGAGGAAGTCCGAACGCGAGGGTTGGTCCGCGACCAAAGAACATTGCGAATTCTCGGCGAGCCAGTGCGACTGCCGTATGTGGCCACGCTTTCGGTCGCCGAGCGGCTCGTCGTGCCGAACGATCCCGACGCTGCGATTTTTCGACCGTACGTTCGGATCGCGGAAATGCTGGCGCGACACCGGTTCGCGGCAATCGACAACCTATTTGATGAGGCGATCTACGAAGGATCCGCCGCTGGCCTAGCCTCGTCCGGGGTGTCCCACCTTCTCGACCAAGCGCGTGCCAAGTCCACCGCTGCCGGGTACACCTATGGGAACATCTGCTGCGAGAAGCTGGATGGCCAGCGATTGGCGTACGCTGCGAAAGGGAGCCGGACTCATTTCGAAAAGGCAGTGCAGCTCATTCGCCAACGGCGTGGGCTCGAACCTAACGAGTCGTGGGACAAAGCCGATAAGTCGATCGGCCACTGGAAAATAGAGTTGGACACGCTGGTGTTTTACGCTCGAATTCTTGCTGCAGAGCAGGCGCCTGACGAGGCTATCCGGGCGTTCAGTGACGCGCTGGCGTTCGCCACCGCATTCGAAAAACGGAACCACTCCGACATGTTCAGTGACCGTGATTGGGACCGGTATTCTCACGAGATGCTGTTCACGCGAGCCTTCTGTGAGCTCGGCCGGATCGAGTTGCAAATCAGCGAGGTAATGAGCCACCGAATGTCACCGACGCAAACGCTTAAAGACAATCTCGAGAACACGCGAACACTCTTTCAACAACTTATGCCGCACGGAATCAGCGAAGCACTCGAACGCCGATTGGAAGAGAGCGATAGTGCAGTCAAACACCTTACAGCGTAG